A stretch of Chionomys nivalis chromosome 2, mChiNiv1.1, whole genome shotgun sequence DNA encodes these proteins:
- the Icos gene encoding inducible T-cell costimulator, with amino-acid sequence MKTYFWYALALSFQIGALTGEINDAANHNIFSFHNGGIQISCQYPESVHQLKMELLKGAEVLCDLSKTKENVVSIVQKFCPYQLSNNSVSFYLNNLDTSHGSYYSCSLSIFDPPPFRVKILSGGYLHIYESQLCCQLKLWLPIGCAAFAVVYIFGCIFIFWFAKKKYGSSVHDPNSEYMFMAAVNTAKKSKFAGVTP; translated from the exons ATGAAGACCTACTTCTGGTATGCCTTGGCTCTCAGTTTCCAGATCGGAGCTTTAACAG GAGAAATCAATGACGCAGCCAAtcataatatattttcatttcataatgGAGGCATACAGATTTCTTGTCAATACCCTGAGAGTGTCCACCAGCTAAAAATGGAGCTGTTGAAGGGGGCAGAAGTTCTCTGTGATCTCAGCAAGACCAAGGAAAACGTGGTCTCCATTGTTCAGAAATTCTGTCCGTATCAGCTGTCCAACAACAGCGTCTCCTTTTACTTAAACAACTTGGACACTTCTCACGGGAGCTATTACTCCTGTAGCCTGTCAATTTTTGACCCACCTCCTTTTCGAGTAAAGATCCTTAGCGGAGGATATTTGCATATTTACG AGTCACAACTTTGCTGTCAGCTCAAGCTCTGGTTGCCCATAGGGTGTGCAGCTTTTGCTGTGGTATACATTTTTGGATGCATATTTATCTTCTGGTTTGCAAAAAAG aaatacGGATCCAGTGTGCATGACCCCAACAGCGAATACATGTTCATGGCAGCAGTCAACACAGCCAAAAAGTCTAAATTTGCAG